The following nucleotide sequence is from Hippoglossus stenolepis isolate QCI-W04-F060 chromosome 18, HSTE1.2, whole genome shotgun sequence.
TCCAAGTTACAGTCAGAGTTTAATCTTAATATTCACATGAAGCTGACGAAGATGTaaactttctgtttgtgtaaaacatCAGCTTCATGTTTCACTTCAAAAAGGTTTCAACACGTGAAAAACTTCCTTTAAGAAAAGATTCATTATCATAAAGAATCAAATATACTGttgacttgtgtgtgtatatatatgtgtgtgtgtgtgtgtgtgtgtgtgtgtgtgtgtgtgtgtgtgtgtgtgtgtgtgtgtgtgtgtgtgtgtgtgtgtgtgtgtagaagtgggtgaagtgttgagTTCTGTTGCTCTGATTCAGCGACAGAGAAATCACTTGATGAGTCATCGATGAGTTAAACAACTAAATCATATGTGgacaaaagtatgtggacagcCACTCACTTGTGTATGAGGCTGTTTCCACTGCCACTCATGTATTTGTCTTATGGCCGAATGTGTAACCGTCCACATACATGGATCCTAACACAGAGGTGTTTTAcatagtatttatttatctggatTTATAACAATAACTTAAGTTTctgataaaaatggaaaaacccTGATGGAAATCTGCAGATTTgattatttcatcatttcattcatttgtcattttatagtaaaaacaaaagcaggaaTCATGAGGAAGAATAAGATGCAGATTGTAAAATCTTCACGTGTCTTGTACAGTTTCCTTCCCTCACGTGTCTGACGTGTTCAGTCACGATCACGTGCACGacagcaaagacagaaaacaagcagcagGTTTCATCACTTGTATTATTACCACAAACATTTAACACAGTGTGACGGAAATTAACAAAAGACTTTCATGATAAATAGACACAAAGAGTTTAATCGAATCAGATCGTTCACACACATTTGATCTTATTCACAACGACaacttttatacatttgtaCAAAAATAGAGACGTCATGAACGTCAAGTAAAAAATCAGAAATATTTGCTTTGACACTGAAAATCTGGTGTCAAACAGAAAACGTGACGGACACGTAAAGTTCATGCTTCACGCTCGGAATCCTTCAGTCGGCTCAAACTGAGCAGAGTGAAGTCAGCGTGCGGCACTGATCAGCCAATCAGGGGGCAGCAGATCCACACAATGATCACATGACTGCTTCTCATCTGCAGAAAGTTTCTCCTCACGTCACTCGtggaaaagtcaaaataaaaagagacaaatgtgTCAGTTGTTTATTTACCTGTGAAAAgaaagtaatcagattacaaaacacaaactaagtCTGGGCCGTTGGAAGTGAGGCgttaaaaaaatctgactaatgtaatctgattacttcactgatgacatcacttcaCTTCTATTGATTATGTTTCATGAGAATTCACTGAttcaatgacacacacacacacacacattctcacacacacacatacactctctctcacacacacacttacacactctctcacacacacacacacacttacacactctctcacacacacacacagtttgctgTTTAACAGtcactttaaattcaatctgtttccatctgtctttttttccgtCTTTTCTTAGTAAAGTCCATCTTCTCGTGTCGGGCGTTTGTTCCgcctcctgtctcctcccttGTCCAAGCCCCGCCTCCTCTGGCTCCATGATTGACAGTGGTTTTAGCGGGACTCTCAGGCAGCGTAAATCCCTCAAACGTCCTCGTGTCCGGTGACGCCGAGCTGCTCGCTTTCTGCTCGCTCTGACCAAGAGCACGAGTGAAACCTCATTCTCCTTGTGTCCATCTTCCTCAGCAGCTGGAGTCCTCGCTGcccgtccctcctcctcctcctccagacctGGTGGCGGTAGCGGAGCTGACAGTGATCTGGCAGCCGTTGGTGATGTGACTCATGACCTTCTGTTTGAGCTGAGCGACCTGCTCCCTCAACATGGAGGCGGTGGAGGCCAGGTCTGAGTTCTGGGTCTTCAGGAccttcaccttctcctccagccGCGATATCCGCTCCAGCTTCCGCTTGCGGCACTTAGACGCGGCGATGCGGTTGCGGAGCTTCTTGCGTTCAGCTTTGATTCGCTCCTGCGTCTCTAGGTCGAtcggggagagggagggaggggacaTGGGGTCACCTGATGGGTGAGGCACCTCAGGGACAGTCTGAGGGGCGTCCATGCCTCGGGTGTGAGGCTGAGGTGGTCCACCGTGTCCTGAGCCGCCAACGTACGCTATCTGCCCTCCAGAATAAGGCATCTGGCCATGATTGTAGCTGCTGAGGTTAGTGTAAACGGGCAGGTCAGCGGCGGACATCAGGTTCCTCTGGTAGGCCCCCTGCAGGGAGACGGAGCAGGACGAGGACGGGGACATTGGGCCGCCTCCGACCAGCTGGTTCTGCTTGTGAAGGTCGGCCAGCGCTTT
It contains:
- the june gene encoding junE proto-oncogene, AP-1 transcription factor subunit, giving the protein METPFYHDDSPAVSGYSHIAEYERYPGNKMLMSKKSMSVAGSHHFPGSGATGGRGGTSNLGLGGNSSLMSAVASAASPGDMNLLKLASPDLEHLIIQTNQGLVTTSPASNSTNPFIYRNQATNEQEGFADGFVKALADLHKQNQLVGGGPMSPSSSCSVSLQGAYQRNLMSAADLPVYTNLSSYNHGQMPYSGGQIAYVGGSGHGGPPQPHTRGMDAPQTVPEVPHPSGDPMSPPSLSPIDLETQERIKAERKKLRNRIAASKCRKRKLERISRLEEKVKVLKTQNSDLASTASMLREQVAQLKQKVMSHITNGCQITVSSATATRSGGGGGGTGSEDSSC